A genomic stretch from Hymenobacter psoromatis includes:
- a CDS encoding ubiquinol-cytochrome C reductase, giving the protein MKHWLVKSEPETYSWTDFVRDGGTDWTGVRNYQARNNLQAMQPGDLALFYHSVSEKAVVGVALVHATAAPDATAEAGSPWVAVHLRPHAPLARPVPLAALKAEPRLAALGLIRQSRLSVTPVTADEFDVVLALGEG; this is encoded by the coding sequence GTGAAGCATTGGCTCGTCAAATCTGAACCCGAAACCTATTCCTGGACCGACTTCGTACGCGACGGCGGCACCGACTGGACCGGCGTGCGCAACTACCAGGCCCGCAACAACCTGCAAGCCATGCAGCCCGGCGACCTCGCCCTTTTTTACCACAGCGTAAGCGAGAAAGCTGTAGTGGGCGTGGCCCTCGTGCACGCCACTGCCGCCCCCGATGCCACCGCCGAAGCCGGCAGCCCCTGGGTGGCCGTGCACCTGCGGCCTCACGCGCCGCTGGCCCGCCCCGTGCCGCTGGCCGCCCTCAAGGCCGAGCCCCGGCTGGCCGCGCTGGGCCTCATCCGGCAGTCGCGCCTCTCAGTGACGCCCGTTACGGCCGACGAGTTCGACGTAGTGCTGGCTTTGGGGGAGGGGTAG
- a CDS encoding polysaccharide transporter — protein sequence MPYLQGGRYSTTTPTQVDNARPVYLLQAGDVLSIKVQSVQPALSDIFNIQGPQTIATGDPGVLYLTGYAVDDTGNITLPTIGQVKLQGLSVEQAQTLVRQKVSAYVRDANVLMKLLSFKVTVLGEVRQPGRYFIYNPQATVLEALGLAGDLTEFGNRQNIKLIRQTPKGSEVVLLDLTDPNILKSPYYYLLPNDALYIEPQKARTARGNANNLGIVFAGISAIVLLISYLTTNHN from the coding sequence CTGCCCTATCTGCAAGGTGGCCGCTACTCGACTACTACTCCCACGCAGGTGGACAACGCGCGGCCCGTGTACCTGCTGCAGGCTGGCGATGTGCTGAGCATCAAGGTACAGAGCGTGCAGCCGGCGCTGAGCGACATTTTTAACATTCAAGGGCCGCAGACCATTGCCACCGGCGACCCCGGCGTACTGTACCTGACTGGCTACGCGGTAGATGATACCGGCAATATTACCCTACCCACCATTGGCCAGGTGAAGTTGCAGGGCCTGAGCGTGGAGCAGGCCCAGACGCTGGTGCGCCAAAAGGTGTCGGCCTACGTGCGCGATGCCAACGTGCTGATGAAGCTGCTGAGCTTTAAGGTGACGGTGCTGGGCGAGGTGCGCCAGCCGGGGCGCTACTTTATTTACAACCCGCAGGCCACCGTGCTCGAAGCTCTGGGCCTGGCTGGTGACCTCACGGAGTTCGGCAACCGCCAGAATATCAAGCTTATCCGCCAAACGCCAAAGGGCTCGGAAGTGGTGCTGCTGGACCTCACGGACCCTAACATCCTGAAATCGCCCTACTACTACCTGCTGCCCAACGACGCGCTGTACATAGAGCCGCAAAAGGCGCGCACGGCCCGCGGCAATGCCAATAACCTGGGCATCGTGTTCGCGGGCATTTCTGCCATTGTTTTGCTTATCAGTTACTTAACTACCAATCATAATTAG